A region of the Candidatus Bathyarchaeota archaeon genome:
ACGTCTAAAGCTAAGATGAAGGGCATAAAGCAGGGAATGAAAGGGCGAGAGGCTGTAAAGTTGCTGTTTTAATCTGTTTCTAATAGGTTATTGCCACTCTCACTAAATTTGACGCTTTTTTGCCGCACACGAGACATTTGCCTTCAATTTTTTCTTCGATGTCAACTGGCGTTCCTAGCAAAGAAGCATTTACACGTTCTTCAAGTTTGTGCCCGCATTCCTCTGTACCACACCAGAAGAGCTCTATAATTCCAGCTCTTTTCCTTAACAGTTCGTTTGCTTTTTCTAAACTGTCTACTCTGTAAATTCGCTTTTTCATCCATTTCCAAGCCTTTTCTCGCATTTCGGTTGATATCTGATCCATTAGCTGGGGCAATTGGGATGGCAAGTCACTGATCTTGCAGGCTTCTTTCTTGAAGGTGTCTCGGCGTACAAGGATAATCTGTTCCTTTTGAACGTCTTTTGGACCAATTTCTATGCGAATTGGAACGCCGCGGAGTTCCCAGTGGAAGAATTTTGCACCTGGAGTTAGTTCTTCTCTTTTGTCAATTTCAGCCCTGAAGCCTAGGCTTTTTAGCTTTTCGGCAATTTGCTCACATGCTTCCATGATTGATTGTTGGCTTTTTTTATGCGGTATCGGAATAATTATGACTTGAATGGGGGCAAGCAGAGGCGTTAATACAATGCCATTATCGTCGCCATGAACGCTGATTATCGAGCCGATTCCGCGTTCGCTTATGCCATAGCAGGTTTGCCAGATGTATTCGTGTTCGCCGTCTAAGGTTTCGTATTGGATGTCGAATGCTTTGGAGA
Encoded here:
- the proS gene encoding proline--tRNA ligase, which translates into the protein MLTSKREKRDNQFGEWFRQVLIDAEILDYRYPIKGCGVWLPYGHKMRRLVTQQLRNLHDATGHDEIQFPIMVTETNLRKEAAHIKDFENEVFWITHGGLKPLEIRYALRPTSETAIYPMLKIWIRSHADLPKKLYQIGSVFRYETKTTRPIIRVREVTTFKEAHTSHATLEDAEAQVKEATQIYKDFFNACGVPYVISRRPDWDKFPGALYSISFDVIMPDGRTLQSGTVHSLGQNFSKAFDIQYETLDGEHEYIWQTCYGISERGIGSIISVHGDDNGIVLTPLLAPIQVIIIPIPHKKSQQSIMEACEQIAEKLKSLGFRAEIDKREELTPGAKFFHWELRGVPIRIEIGPKDVQKEQIILVRRDTFKKEACKISDLPSQLPQLMDQISTEMREKAWKWMKKRIYRVDSLEKANELLRKRAGIIELFWCGTEECGHKLEERVNASLLGTPVDIEEKIEGKCLVCGKKASNLVRVAITY